In a genomic window of Bradyrhizobium sp. LLZ17:
- a CDS encoding CmcJ/NvfI family oxidoreductase, whose protein sequence is MRNKKPSAPSTEATRDCLEYVKGQINFARRTSDEPAPEADLLRRLPDMLFGHIHEQPPLLSYDITIRNARPIVNQLSLEREGFTLVQRELRCLTERDPEILYDRYLEEMVPYIKKSFDASWVEVRRQTLILRSAAGSSAPTMKEPIALAHTDYAPIAGPVVAAIASQSQGIPVRSYSRLMIIQTWHALSPPPQDFPLAICDGASVRDSDIDVVDYTVHNYSFKMGIVRFNPAQRWYYFPEMTTDEFILFKSYDSDARCNPQTPHSAFDNRRAHPSARARESLEARFFVYYA, encoded by the coding sequence ATGAGAAACAAAAAGCCAAGCGCACCATCAACGGAAGCAACTCGCGATTGCTTAGAGTACGTGAAAGGCCAGATTAATTTTGCTCGACGCACGTCCGATGAACCAGCTCCCGAAGCGGATTTGTTGAGACGCCTTCCAGACATGCTGTTTGGTCACATACACGAGCAGCCGCCGCTGCTCAGCTATGACATCACTATTCGCAATGCGCGTCCAATCGTGAACCAACTATCACTTGAGCGGGAAGGCTTCACCCTGGTTCAACGCGAGTTACGCTGTTTGACCGAACGTGATCCAGAGATTCTGTACGACAGGTATCTGGAAGAGATGGTTCCGTACATCAAAAAGTCCTTCGACGCCTCCTGGGTCGAGGTCCGCCGACAGACGCTCATTCTTCGTTCCGCCGCTGGGAGCTCCGCTCCCACAATGAAGGAGCCGATTGCGTTGGCTCATACTGATTACGCGCCGATCGCCGGCCCCGTCGTCGCAGCCATCGCGAGCCAATCGCAAGGAATTCCCGTGCGATCGTATTCTCGTTTGATGATCATTCAAACGTGGCATGCGTTGTCTCCGCCTCCGCAGGATTTCCCATTAGCGATATGCGATGGTGCCTCCGTTCGCGATAGCGATATCGACGTCGTGGACTACACGGTTCATAATTACAGTTTCAAGATGGGCATTGTGCGCTTCAATCCCGCTCAGCGTTGGTACTATTTTCCGGAAATGACCACGGACGAGTTCATCCTGTTTAAGAGCTATGATTCCGACGCAAGGTGCAATCCGCAAACGCCTCACTCGGCGTTCGACAACCGTCGCGCACATCCCAGTGCAAGGGCCCGTGAGAGTCTCGAGGCTCGGTTCTTCGTATACTACGCCTGA
- the tnpB gene encoding IS66 family insertion sequence element accessory protein TnpB (TnpB, as the term is used for proteins encoded by IS66 family insertion elements, is considered an accessory protein, since TnpC, encoded by a neighboring gene, is a DDE family transposase.), protein MFRLASDLRIYLHREPIDFRAGINSLAIVVEQSMGLDPFQHAVFAFCNRRRDRIKLLIYDRSGFWMLLKRLEADRFHWPRSQEAVLTLTTEELHWLLDGINIAAVRRHPVRQYQSVG, encoded by the coding sequence ATGTTCCGACTGGCGTCTGATCTTCGGATCTACCTTCACCGCGAACCGATTGACTTCCGGGCGGGCATCAACAGCCTGGCGATCGTGGTCGAGCAGTCGATGGGGCTGGATCCGTTCCAGCACGCGGTGTTCGCGTTCTGCAATCGTCGCCGCGACCGGATTAAGCTGCTGATTTATGATCGGTCAGGATTTTGGATGCTGCTGAAGCGGCTGGAGGCCGACAGATTCCACTGGCCCCGAAGTCAGGAGGCGGTGCTGACGCTGACGACGGAGGAGCTGCACTGGCTGCTTGACGGCATCAACATCGCGGCGGTGCGTCGTCATCCGGTGCGGCAATATCAGAGCGTGGGCTGA
- a CDS encoding IS630 family transposase yields MVPEAREVHPSRKDRKVLEACCRSPMTLERDLKRARIVLLAAYGRSTPSIAKGVGVQPRIGSLWRHRYADHGLEGLQDKPRHRKQPIYTKATDERILKQLDKPAPQGFVRWTGPLLAEALGDVDVQYVWRFLRNHKIDLVVRKSWRESNDPNFTAKAAYVVGLYVAPPQKDIVLCVDEKGFLGASARISEVAQWPRLDRSEPRLQAAWHDKLFAALEVATGKVIATHSKRRRRVEFLDFMDSITAVFPGRQLDLILDNLNTHKKNEHWLKPAPNVEFHFTPTSASWLNQVEVWFSVLQGSPSAALPSRALSSSRRTSMPTSTHTTKS; encoded by the coding sequence ATGGTACCCGAAGCAAGAGAAGTCCACCCTTCGCGCAAAGACCGCAAGGTGCTTGAGGCGTGTTGTCGTTCACCGATGACGTTGGAGCGCGATTTGAAACGGGCGCGTATAGTTTTGTTGGCGGCGTACGGGCGCAGCACCCCGTCGATTGCCAAAGGAGTTGGAGTCCAGCCGCGGATTGGGAGCCTTTGGCGACACCGTTATGCCGATCATGGTCTTGAAGGGCTGCAAGACAAGCCGCGGCACCGCAAGCAGCCAATCTATACGAAGGCCACAGACGAGCGGATACTTAAGCAGCTGGACAAGCCAGCACCGCAAGGCTTTGTACGCTGGACCGGGCCACTGCTGGCCGAGGCGCTGGGCGATGTTGACGTCCAATATGTCTGGCGGTTCCTGCGCAACCACAAGATCGACCTCGTTGTTCGCAAATCCTGGCGCGAGAGCAACGACCCTAACTTTACGGCCAAAGCCGCCTACGTTGTCGGCCTCTACGTTGCCCCGCCCCAGAAGGATATCGTGCTCTGCGTGGACGAAAAAGGCTTTCTTGGAGCGAGCGCAAGGATATCTGAAGTTGCCCAATGGCCGCGCCTTGACCGGTCAGAGCCACGACTACAAGCGGCATGGCACGACAAGCTGTTTGCAGCGCTTGAGGTTGCGACCGGAAAGGTCATCGCGACGCATTCAAAACGGCGGCGCCGTGTCGAGTTCCTCGACTTCATGGACAGCATCACCGCGGTCTTTCCGGGTCGCCAGCTTGACCTCATTCTCGACAATCTCAATACCCATAAAAAGAACGAGCACTGGCTCAAACCCGCCCCCAATGTGGAATTTCATTTCACGCCGACAAGCGCGTCCTGGCTCAATCAGGTCGAGGTATGGTTCTCGGTCCTGCAGGGCAGTCCCTCCGCAGCGCTTCCTTCACGAGCCTTAAGCAGCTCCAGGAGAACATCGATGCCTACATCGACGCATACAACGAAAAGCTGA
- a CDS encoding acyl-CoA thioesterase, translated as MFKTPNDVSAILDLEPIEANVFRGNSPSTSSQRVFGGQLIGQAMIAACRTVERRLPHSVHCYFMRPGNTQFPIIYHVDRLLESMTYSTRCVTAIQHGNTLASLMVSFHADERSPLDQQDIMPNVPPPENVSVEEMSKHPIFRELPEIVHRYYETDRPVELRPIEVGRYVGQKIKDGRIHIWMKSAAKLPEDPALHMCALAYASDFSLLDVVMARYGRTLFDGRITSGSLDHAMWFHRQFRADEWLLYAKDSPSAQDGRGFTRGLVFKPDGTLVASVAQEGSLRERR; from the coding sequence ATGTTTAAAACCCCGAACGACGTCTCCGCCATCCTCGACCTCGAGCCAATCGAGGCAAATGTATTCAGAGGGAATAGTCCCAGTACCAGCTCGCAACGGGTTTTCGGCGGACAGCTGATCGGCCAGGCAATGATCGCCGCGTGCCGCACAGTAGAGCGCCGGTTGCCTCATTCGGTGCATTGCTATTTCATGCGGCCAGGAAATACACAGTTCCCGATCATTTATCATGTCGACCGGCTGCTCGAGAGCATGACGTATTCGACCCGGTGCGTAACCGCGATCCAGCACGGCAACACGCTCGCTTCTTTGATGGTATCGTTCCATGCTGACGAACGCAGTCCTTTGGACCAACAGGACATAATGCCCAATGTGCCGCCGCCCGAGAACGTTTCCGTGGAAGAAATGTCCAAACATCCGATCTTTCGAGAGCTGCCAGAAATTGTCCATCGCTACTATGAAACTGATCGCCCCGTCGAGTTGCGTCCCATCGAAGTCGGCCGTTATGTCGGTCAGAAGATCAAAGACGGCCGGATTCATATCTGGATGAAGAGCGCCGCCAAGCTGCCCGAAGACCCGGCGCTGCATATGTGCGCGCTGGCTTATGCCTCGGATTTTTCGCTGTTGGATGTCGTAATGGCGCGCTATGGCCGCACGTTGTTCGACGGCCGCATCACTTCGGGAAGTCTCGATCACGCAATGTGGTTTCACCGCCAGTTCCGCGCCGACGAGTGGCTCCTATACGCCAAAGATTCGCCGAGTGCGCAAGACGGACGCGGCTTTACACGCGGTCTAGTCTTCAAACCCGATGGAACGCTGGTAGCATCAGTCGCGCAGGAAGGCTCGCTACGCGAGCGACGCTGA
- a CDS encoding transposase has protein sequence MITPEEPLRLETVGVLRNGRRRYDPASKQRLVEACLQPGVSLAGLALQHGVNANLLRKWVAKRQLQNGDGQPEARAPIAPAFVPVRAPSPSPTRSAGAIAVCATERSCAGRLTASMPNGVTLSLEGGDAQLLSAVIEALGRCDVPTGV, from the coding sequence ATGATCACTCCAGAAGAACCTTTGAGACTTGAGACGGTCGGCGTGTTGCGCAATGGCCGGCGTCGCTATGATCCGGCCAGCAAACAGCGGCTGGTCGAGGCCTGTCTGCAGCCTGGCGTGTCGCTGGCGGGGCTGGCGTTACAACACGGCGTGAACGCGAACCTGCTGCGCAAGTGGGTGGCCAAGCGACAACTTCAGAACGGGGATGGCCAGCCGGAGGCGCGGGCGCCGATTGCGCCAGCCTTTGTTCCGGTGCGCGCGCCGTCGCCGTCGCCAACTCGATCTGCTGGCGCGATCGCGGTTTGTGCGACGGAGCGATCCTGTGCAGGGCGGCTGACGGCATCGATGCCCAACGGCGTGACGCTTTCGCTGGAAGGCGGCGACGCGCAGTTGCTGTCGGCGGTGATTGAAGCGCTGGGGCGTTGCGATGTTCCGACTGGCGTCTGA